From a region of the Phragmites australis chromosome 21, lpPhrAust1.1, whole genome shotgun sequence genome:
- the LOC133903751 gene encoding cyclin-dependent kinase inhibitor 4-like has protein sequence MGKYMRKAKVSGEVAVMEAPLGVRTRARSLALQRLQKQQPQGEEEKEGAGGEYLELRSRRLEKLPPAVRRCGGRKAATVAAAQEETEASFGENVLESEAMERSTRETTPFSLIRDSEMISTPGSTTRPSHSNSHRRVQAPVRHIIPISAQMDEYFAAEERRQQQAFIDKYNFDPVNDCPLPGRYKWVKLDR, from the exons ATGGGCAAGTACATGCGCAAGGCCAAGGTCTCCGGCGAGGTAGCCGTCATGGAGGCGCCGCTCGGGGTCCGCACCCGGGCGCGCTCGCTCGCGTTGCAGCGGCTGCAGAAGCAGCAGCCGcagggggaggaggagaaggagggcgCCGGGGGGGAGTACCTGGAGCTCAGGAGCCGGAGGCTAGAGAAGCTGCCGCCGGCCGTGAGGAGGTGCGGCGGGAGGAAGGCGGCCACGGTGGCGGCCGCGCAGGAGGAGACGGAGGCGTCCTTCGGGGAGAACGTGCTCGAGTCGGAGGCCATGGAGAG GAGTACCAGGGAGACAACGCCTTTCAGCTTGATTAGGGACTCCGAAATGATAAGCACCCCTGGATCCACTACAAGACCCAGCCACTCGAATTCCCATCGTAGGGTGCAAGCTCCGGTGCGCCACATCATCCCAATTTCAGCGCAGATGGATGAGTACTTCGCTGCCGAAGAGCGACGCCAGCAACAGGCTTTCATTGACAA GTACAACTTTGATCCTGTGAACGACTGCCCTCTCCCCGGCCGTTACAAGTGGGTGAAGCTAGACCGATAA